In Lutra lutra chromosome 5, mLutLut1.2, whole genome shotgun sequence, a single genomic region encodes these proteins:
- the LOC125100585 gene encoding olfactory receptor 2T6-like: MDGDNKTFSSDFTLTGLFTQSAASSFLFSIICAIFFMAMIANGVMIFLIHIDPHLHTPMYFLLSHLSFIDMMYISTIVPKMLVDYLVGKRTISFIACTAQYFLYMGFVGAEFFLLGLMAYDRYVAICNPLRYPVLMSHRVCWMILASSWFGGGLDSFLLTPITMSLPFCSSHNINHFFCEAPTMLRLACGDKAAYEMVMYICCVMMLLIPFSVVIASYAWILITVHQMKSAEGKKKAFATCSSHIMVVTLFYGAALYTYMLPRSYHTPIKDKVFSAFYTILTPLLNPLIYSLRNTDVTGAFKMVLAIEEP; encoded by the exons ATGGATGGAGacaataaaacattttccagTGACTTCACCCTCACAGGGCTCTTTACTCAAAGTGCAGCCTCGAGCTTCCTTTTCAGCATCATCTGTGCAATCTTCTTCATGGCTATGATAGCTAATGGGGTCATGATCTTCCTGATCCACATAGACCCTcacctccacacccccatgtacttccTGCTTAGCCACCTTTCCTTTATTGACATGATGTACATCTCTACTATTGTGCCCAAGATGTTGGTCGATTATCTAGTGGGCAAGAGGACCATTTCCTTTATTGCCTGTACAGCCCAGTACTTTCTCTATATGGGCTTTGTGGGGGCTGAATTTTTCCTGCTGGGACTCATGGcttatgaccgctatgtggccatctgcaaccCCCTTCGCTATCCTGTCCTTATGAGCCACCGGGTCTGTTGGATGATCTtggccagctcttggtttggTGGTGGTTTAGACAGCTTCCTCCTCACTCCTATCACCATGAGTCTCCCATTCTGCAGTTCCCACAACATCAATCACTTCTTCTGTGAAGCACCTACCATGCTGAGGCTGGCCTGTGGTGACAAAGCTGCCTATGAAATGGTCATGTACATTTGCTGTGTCATGATGTTGCTGATTCCCTTCTCTGTGGTGATTGCTTCCTATGCATGGATTCTCATCACAGTACACCAGATGAAGTcagcagaagggaagaagaaggccTTTGCCACCTGCTCATCACACATAATGGTGGTGACATTATTTTATGGGGCTGCCCTATACACATATATGCTTCCCCGATCATACCACACACCGATCAAAGACAAGGTCTTCTCTGCCTTTTACACCATTCTCACTCCTTTGTTAAATCCTCTAATCTACAGCTTGAGGAACACAGATGTAACTGGGGCCTTTAAAATGGTTTTGGCAA ttgaggaacct